A genomic window from Paenibacillus sp. FSL K6-0276 includes:
- a CDS encoding ATP-binding protein, protein MSALKIPKRMTTALVNSLTAGVVPRIGLEHIAVGRRPEIEAILRDMDNIAEGGAAFKLITGKFGSGKSFLLQMIRNYAMDRDFVVADADLSPERRLVGTKGQGLATYRELMSHLSTRTRPDGGALEIILQKWIITLQQSVMQENEYGPDHPQLGDEVEKRIYAVASEMRGLVHGFDFAKVLASYWNAHKLADDELKQDSLRWLRGEFATRTEARKALGVGVIIDDDNWYDYMKLWAEFTSAIGYKGLLLFIDEGVNLYKITNSISRQSNYEKLLTMFNDTMQGKAESLGIFIGGTPQFVEDGRRGLFSYEALRSRLVAGRYGAAGLNNYTGPIIALDMLSHEEILVLLQKLRDIHALHYGYEAQLTQEQLVHFMEEAVGRLGADELLTPREVVRDFMDLLHTLHQHPEISFEKLVGERTSKPVETEQNELDGFLAEFEL, encoded by the coding sequence ATGAGTGCATTAAAAATACCCAAACGCATGACGACAGCGCTAGTCAATTCACTGACAGCCGGTGTGGTTCCGCGTATCGGACTAGAGCATATAGCTGTCGGCCGCCGGCCAGAGATTGAAGCTATATTGAGAGATATGGACAACATTGCGGAGGGTGGAGCTGCTTTTAAGCTGATTACAGGAAAATTCGGTAGCGGAAAAAGCTTTCTTCTGCAGATGATCCGTAATTATGCAATGGACCGTGATTTTGTTGTAGCAGATGCTGATCTATCCCCTGAACGAAGATTAGTGGGAACGAAAGGACAAGGTCTCGCAACTTACCGTGAGCTGATGAGTCATTTATCTACCCGGACGCGTCCAGATGGAGGAGCACTAGAGATTATACTACAAAAATGGATCATTACGCTTCAGCAGTCAGTGATGCAGGAGAATGAATACGGCCCTGATCACCCCCAGCTTGGTGACGAAGTAGAGAAACGAATCTATGCTGTAGCCTCTGAAATGCGCGGTTTGGTACATGGATTTGATTTTGCCAAAGTGCTGGCTTCTTATTGGAATGCACATAAGCTCGCTGACGATGAATTGAAGCAGGATTCTCTTCGCTGGCTAAGAGGTGAATTCGCCACTCGAACGGAAGCACGAAAAGCACTCGGTGTAGGCGTGATTATTGATGATGACAATTGGTATGATTATATGAAGCTGTGGGCGGAATTCACTTCTGCTATTGGTTATAAGGGACTGCTACTGTTTATAGACGAAGGCGTCAATCTCTACAAAATCACGAACAGCATCTCACGTCAGAGTAACTATGAGAAACTGCTTACGATGTTCAACGATACAATGCAAGGCAAGGCAGAAAGCTTAGGAATTTTTATAGGAGGTACTCCGCAATTTGTGGAGGATGGAAGGCGTGGGTTATTTAGCTATGAGGCACTGCGTTCTAGATTAGTTGCAGGACGATATGGTGCGGCGGGTCTGAATAATTACACTGGACCTATCATTGCGCTGGACATGCTCTCACACGAAGAGATTCTGGTTCTTTTACAAAAGCTTAGAGATATCCATGCTCTTCATTATGGTTATGAAGCACAGTTAACGCAGGAACAATTGGTTCATTTTATGGAAGAAGCCGTAGGGAGATTAGGGGCTGACGAACTCTTGACTCCGCGCGAGGTGGTTCGAGATTTCATGGATCTGCTACACACACTGCACCAGCATCCGGAGATCTCATTCGAGAAGCTAGTAGGTGAACGGACCTCTAAACCTGTTGAGACAGAACAAAACGAGCTGGATGGGTTCCTGGCGGAGTTTGAATTATGA
- a CDS encoding DEAD/DEAH box helicase: MSDNPFYRLAPFIKEFIYKNRWETLREAQVDACRVLFDTPHHLLIASGTASGKTEAAFFPALTELYERPSDSVGILYIAPLKALINDQFTRLNDLLREGNIPVWHWHGDVPQADKTKLVQNPSGVLQITPESLEGLLMNRPNAIPALFHDLRFIVIDEVHAFMGADRGIQVLSQLARISRMAGCQPRRIGLSATLSDYASVTEWLAAGTRESVEVSAPQGGRKLRLSVEHFSFPDARDEVQAEHLERAKQSYYDFIYDHTHLKKALIFTNSRSDAETATLELRRTAAKRGERDVFHVHHGSISAMLREETEAALRQGSGPAVAAATLTLELGIDLGELERVLQVGAPYSCASFVQRLGRSGRRGDAASEMIFVTPEEEDEEAQLPARMPWTLLRAIAVIELYVREKWVEPQVVRQLPVGLLYHQTMSILKSMGEAEPEELKEAVLSLPSFNGIDPTDYDIFMTYMLAMGQVEKMDEGSLIIGMAGEKIVNNFRFYAVFKDDEEHVVYNGTEEIGSITTVPPPGYCFTLAGKLWKVEEVDNRHKAVYVKTSRGKVDTLWLGAGGDVHTRIMTKIREVLGATALYPYLAPSAAARLERARRLAKESGMLERSVMPAGGDSMFILPWAGSRQFRTLERLLKNNLKSSLGLRSIVPMEPYYMVVAGKADAEMLEAEIIAESMAATDPLTLLSPDEAPYLGKYDEFIPHELLRKAFSLDGLDVPGLIEVLKQWRQPQ; this comes from the coding sequence ATGAGTGATAATCCGTTTTATAGGCTGGCTCCATTTATTAAAGAATTCATTTATAAGAACCGCTGGGAGACCCTGCGCGAGGCGCAGGTGGATGCCTGCCGTGTTCTGTTTGATACGCCGCATCACTTACTGATTGCTTCGGGTACAGCTTCTGGCAAGACAGAGGCAGCTTTTTTTCCGGCGCTTACCGAGCTGTATGAACGTCCTTCCGATTCAGTGGGGATTCTGTATATCGCACCATTGAAGGCACTGATCAACGATCAATTTACACGGCTGAACGATTTACTCCGTGAAGGCAACATTCCGGTGTGGCATTGGCATGGTGATGTTCCGCAAGCCGATAAAACCAAACTCGTGCAGAATCCTTCCGGCGTGCTACAGATTACCCCTGAATCCCTTGAAGGACTATTGATGAATCGCCCGAATGCCATTCCAGCGCTGTTCCATGATCTACGTTTCATTGTTATTGACGAGGTGCATGCCTTTATGGGCGCTGATCGAGGGATTCAGGTCTTGAGTCAACTAGCGAGAATCTCCCGAATGGCGGGATGCCAACCGCGCAGAATCGGTCTATCGGCCACGCTTAGTGACTATGCCTCCGTAACGGAGTGGCTGGCAGCAGGCACGCGGGAGAGCGTTGAAGTCTCCGCTCCACAAGGCGGGCGTAAGCTCCGTTTAAGTGTGGAGCATTTCTCTTTTCCAGATGCACGGGACGAAGTGCAGGCGGAGCATTTAGAACGCGCGAAGCAGTCTTACTACGATTTCATTTATGATCACACGCATCTTAAGAAAGCGTTGATCTTCACGAACAGCCGCTCGGATGCGGAGACGGCGACCCTTGAGCTGCGGAGAACGGCCGCGAAGCGTGGGGAACGGGATGTCTTTCACGTTCACCATGGCAGTATCTCCGCGATGCTCCGCGAAGAGACGGAAGCCGCGCTGCGGCAAGGTTCCGGACCTGCAGTTGCGGCAGCGACATTGACGCTGGAGCTGGGCATTGATCTAGGAGAGCTGGAGCGAGTGCTCCAGGTCGGCGCACCTTATAGCTGCGCAAGCTTTGTGCAGCGACTGGGTCGCTCGGGCAGGCGCGGTGACGCCGCATCCGAGATGATCTTTGTCACGCCCGAGGAAGAGGATGAGGAAGCGCAGCTTCCGGCTCGGATGCCTTGGACGCTGCTGCGAGCGATAGCGGTTATAGAGCTATATGTACGCGAGAAGTGGGTTGAACCACAGGTGGTGCGCCAGCTGCCAGTTGGGCTGCTATACCATCAGACGATGAGCATATTGAAGAGTATGGGGGAGGCGGAGCCGGAGGAATTAAAGGAAGCTGTTCTGAGCTTACCTTCCTTTAATGGCATAGATCCTACGGACTACGATATCTTCATGACTTATATGCTGGCTATGGGACAAGTCGAGAAGATGGATGAAGGTAGCTTGATTATCGGGATGGCGGGGGAGAAGATCGTGAACAACTTCCGCTTTTACGCAGTCTTCAAAGACGATGAAGAGCATGTTGTCTATAACGGGACTGAAGAGATCGGTTCGATTACAACGGTACCACCTCCTGGCTACTGCTTCACTCTGGCGGGGAAGCTTTGGAAGGTAGAAGAAGTCGATAATCGCCATAAAGCAGTTTATGTGAAAACCTCACGCGGTAAAGTGGATACGTTATGGCTTGGAGCGGGTGGGGATGTTCATACACGAATTATGACCAAAATACGTGAAGTCTTAGGCGCAACTGCCTTGTATCCGTATTTAGCTCCGAGTGCGGCAGCGCGGCTTGAAAGAGCCCGTCGTTTAGCGAAGGAAAGTGGAATGCTTGAACGCTCCGTTATGCCAGCAGGTGGAGATTCGATGTTTATCCTACCGTGGGCGGGTAGTCGGCAATTCCGCACGCTGGAGCGCCTTCTCAAGAATAACTTAAAGAGTTCACTGGGACTACGTTCTATTGTACCTATGGAACCCTATTATATGGTCGTTGCCGGTAAGGCAGATGCAGAAATGCTGGAAGCGGAGATTATCGCTGAAAGCATGGCTGCCACAGATCCTCTAACACTGCTATCTCCGGATGAAGCGCCCTATCTCGGAAAGTATGACGAGTTTATTCCTCACGAGCTACTTCGCAAAGCATTTTCTTTGGATGGATTAGATGTTCCCGGTCTTATAGAAGTGCTGAAACAGTGGCGTCAGCCTCAGTAA